Proteins from one Mycobacterium sp. SMC-2 genomic window:
- a CDS encoding acyl-CoA synthetase, whose translation MSDTATQFTVPAVAAAVAATIPDRELLIQGERRYSYEQVVERSHRLAAYLHSRGLGCHTERSALPGHEAGQDLLGVYAYNGNEFVEALLGAFGARVAPFNVNFRYVKSELQYLLADSGATGLIYHAAFAPRVAEILPDLPQLRVLIQIADDSGNELIYGAVDYEAALASCAPGPLPVQHSPDDLYVLYTGGTTGMPKGVLWRQHDIFMTSFGGRNLMTGEPFGSVEEIAAGAAAGPGTKLMILPPLMHGAAQWSVMTAITTGQSVVFPSVVDRLDADDVVRTIERERVTVVTVVGDAMARPLVTAIEKGIADVSSLAVVANGGALLTPYVKQRLIEVLPNAVVVDGVGSSETGAQMHHMSTSGAVSTGTFNAGPDTFVAAEDLASILEPGHDGMGWLAQRGYVPLGYKGDAAKTAKTFPVIDGVRYAIPGDRARQHADGSVELLGRDSVTINSGGEKIFAEEVETAIASHPAVADVLVAGRPSERWGQEVVAVVALAQGARADAEELVAHAAQSLARYKLPKAIVFRAAIERSPSGKADYRWAREQAVNG comes from the coding sequence ATGTCCGACACGGCAACACAATTCACGGTCCCGGCCGTCGCGGCAGCCGTTGCGGCCACAATCCCCGATCGGGAGCTGCTGATCCAGGGCGAACGGCGGTACAGCTACGAGCAGGTGGTCGAGCGGTCGCACCGCCTCGCCGCGTACCTGCATTCCCGTGGGCTGGGGTGCCACACCGAACGCTCCGCACTGCCCGGCCATGAGGCCGGCCAGGACCTGCTCGGTGTCTACGCCTACAACGGAAACGAATTCGTCGAGGCGTTGCTCGGCGCGTTCGGGGCCCGGGTCGCCCCGTTCAACGTCAACTTCCGCTACGTCAAGAGCGAGTTGCAGTATCTGCTGGCGGACTCGGGGGCAACCGGGCTGATCTACCACGCCGCGTTCGCGCCGCGGGTGGCCGAAATCCTGCCGGATCTTCCCCAGCTGCGGGTGCTGATTCAGATCGCCGATGACTCGGGCAACGAATTGATCTACGGCGCGGTGGATTACGAGGCCGCCCTCGCGTCCTGCGCGCCGGGGCCACTGCCGGTGCAGCATTCGCCCGACGACCTGTACGTCCTGTACACCGGCGGCACGACGGGAATGCCGAAAGGCGTGCTGTGGCGCCAGCACGACATCTTCATGACGTCCTTCGGTGGCCGCAACCTGATGACGGGCGAGCCGTTCGGGTCCGTCGAGGAGATCGCGGCGGGCGCGGCCGCCGGCCCCGGCACCAAGCTGATGATCCTGCCGCCGCTGATGCACGGCGCGGCCCAGTGGAGTGTGATGACGGCGATCACGACCGGGCAATCGGTCGTCTTCCCCTCGGTGGTCGATCGTTTGGACGCCGACGATGTCGTCCGCACCATCGAACGCGAACGGGTGACGGTGGTGACGGTGGTCGGCGATGCCATGGCCCGCCCGCTGGTGACCGCCATCGAGAAAGGGATCGCCGACGTGTCGTCGCTGGCCGTGGTCGCCAACGGGGGCGCGTTGCTCACCCCATACGTCAAGCAGCGCTTGATCGAGGTCCTGCCGAATGCCGTCGTCGTCGACGGCGTCGGATCCTCGGAGACCGGCGCGCAGATGCACCACATGTCGACGTCGGGCGCGGTCTCGACCGGTACCTTCAACGCCGGACCAGACACGTTCGTGGCGGCCGAGGATCTGGCCAGCATCCTGGAACCGGGCCACGACGGAATGGGCTGGCTGGCGCAGCGCGGTTACGTTCCGCTGGGCTACAAGGGGGATGCGGCCAAGACCGCCAAGACATTTCCCGTCATCGACGGGGTGCGGTACGCGATTCCCGGCGACCGGGCCCGCCAGCACGCCGATGGCAGCGTCGAATTGCTGGGCCGCGATTCGGTGACGATCAACTCCGGTGGCGAGAAGATCTTCGCCGAGGAGGTCGAGACCGCGATCGCGTCGCATCCCGCTGTGGCCGACGTGCTGGTGGCCGGGCGCCCCAGCGAGCGGTGGGGCCAAGAGGTTGTTGCCGTCGTCGCGCTTGCCCAGGGCGCCCGCGCCGACGCCGAAGAGTTGGTCGCACACGCCGCGCAATCGTTGGCTCGATACAAGCTTCCCAAGGCGATCGTGTTCCGCGCGGCCATCGAGCGCAGCCCCTCGGGCAAGGCCGACTACCGGTGGGCGCGCGAGCAGGCGGTGAACGGGTGA
- a CDS encoding Rieske (2Fe-2S) protein, with protein sequence MKVPFTWKVTGWFMVGWSPEFPVGEVRPLRYFGEDLVAYRDESGELHVLEAHCRHLGAHIGHGGKVLGDCVECPFHGWRWGPDGTNRYIPYQPDRPNRALRLRVYPVREQYDCVFIWHQPDGKEPQWEMPDIFKKFPQFETDPAAYYRAYPEFSRRAEREPVHPQIVAENAPDSAHFEYVHHATVTPRVLDWKIVDHEWQFVAGWPDARSDNPEDLALRFHSHLFGLGGAISVFEGAQNHRLIFTCTPVDDECSDLFYSIWWPRVPGDDSAVPEGKLRDVIETQFLSTVFDDLQIWRYQKYVEHPALSKVDAKGYMALRKWATQFYEVPA encoded by the coding sequence GTGAAAGTGCCATTCACCTGGAAGGTCACCGGGTGGTTCATGGTCGGGTGGTCGCCCGAGTTTCCGGTCGGCGAAGTGCGGCCGCTGCGCTACTTCGGCGAGGACCTGGTCGCCTACCGCGACGAGTCCGGCGAGCTGCACGTTCTCGAAGCGCACTGCAGACACCTCGGCGCGCATATCGGCCACGGCGGCAAGGTGCTGGGCGATTGCGTCGAGTGCCCGTTCCACGGCTGGCGCTGGGGCCCGGACGGCACCAACCGGTACATCCCCTACCAACCGGACCGGCCCAACCGCGCGCTGCGGCTGCGGGTGTACCCGGTACGTGAGCAGTACGACTGCGTGTTCATCTGGCACCAGCCGGACGGCAAGGAGCCGCAGTGGGAGATGCCGGACATCTTCAAGAAGTTTCCGCAATTCGAAACCGATCCGGCGGCCTATTACCGCGCGTACCCGGAGTTCTCCCGGCGCGCCGAACGCGAGCCGGTGCATCCGCAGATCGTCGCGGAGAACGCTCCCGACAGCGCACATTTCGAATACGTGCACCACGCCACGGTGACGCCGCGAGTGCTGGACTGGAAGATCGTCGACCACGAGTGGCAGTTCGTCGCGGGCTGGCCGGACGCGCGCAGCGACAACCCCGAGGACCTCGCGTTGCGGTTCCACAGCCACCTGTTCGGCCTGGGCGGGGCGATCAGCGTCTTCGAGGGCGCGCAGAACCATCGGCTGATCTTCACCTGCACGCCGGTCGATGACGAGTGCTCGGACCTGTTCTACTCGATCTGGTGGCCGCGGGTCCCGGGCGATGACTCCGCCGTGCCGGAAGGCAAGCTACGCGACGTGATCGAAACGCAGTTCCTGTCCACCGTCTTCGACGATCTGCAGATCTGGCGCTACCAGAAGTACGTCGAGCATCCGGCGCTGTCCAAGGTGGACGCGAAAGGGTACATGGCACTGCGCAAGTGGGCGACGCAGTTCTACGAAGTGCCGGCATGA
- a CDS encoding cysteine hydrolase: MTPDLTEIAAPEHTAIVTQECQGAVIGPNAGLAMLAEEARRVALPNIVRLLPVARAAGVRVVHCLVQRRPDGLGSNHNAKIFAMGDGHVDITPGTPGAAVLPELGPEPSDLVLSRWHGVGPMGGTDLDAVLRNLGVSTIVVVGVSLNIAIPNVVMDAVNAAYRVIVPRDAVAGIPTEYGEAIIANTLSLLATITTTDELLQTWTRR; the protein is encoded by the coding sequence ATGACACCGGACCTCACCGAAATCGCGGCGCCCGAGCACACCGCGATCGTCACACAGGAATGCCAGGGAGCGGTCATCGGCCCCAACGCCGGGCTGGCGATGCTGGCCGAGGAGGCCCGCCGGGTCGCGCTGCCCAATATCGTGCGGCTGCTGCCCGTGGCCCGTGCGGCCGGCGTACGCGTCGTGCACTGCTTGGTGCAGCGGCGGCCCGACGGGCTCGGGTCCAACCACAACGCCAAGATCTTCGCCATGGGAGATGGTCATGTCGACATCACCCCGGGCACTCCGGGTGCGGCGGTGCTACCCGAATTAGGTCCCGAGCCAAGCGATCTGGTGCTGAGCCGGTGGCACGGCGTTGGGCCGATGGGCGGCACCGACCTGGACGCGGTACTGCGCAACCTCGGGGTGTCCACCATCGTGGTCGTCGGGGTGTCGTTGAACATCGCCATCCCCAATGTCGTCATGGATGCGGTCAATGCCGCCTACCGCGTGATCGTTCCCCGGGATGCCGTTGCCGGCATCCCCACCGAGTACGGAGAGGCCATCATCGCCAACACCCTGTCGCTGCTCGCGACCATCACCACCACCGACGAGCTGCTCCAGACATGGACGCGGCGATGA
- a CDS encoding PaaI family thioesterase has product MTETAPGVRGGFPEIKPAEHAPPGLGRFVDAMRRLQDLTLASNPDSSAWTTAARHVEEACALLDGHQVPEGMAPAGRVIELPGLGHPLLPPWTITESGPNGVTMAGHFTRSHVGGNNAVHGGMIPLLYDWLFGMVVSTAGTPPTRTAYLHVDYRNITPIDEPLAARGRITDIDGRKIFISATMTAADGTLLTEANGLMVRLLPHQP; this is encoded by the coding sequence ATGACCGAGACCGCACCCGGCGTGCGCGGCGGATTTCCCGAGATCAAGCCGGCCGAGCACGCGCCGCCCGGACTGGGCAGGTTCGTCGACGCGATGCGCCGCCTGCAGGATCTGACCCTCGCCAGCAATCCGGACAGCTCGGCATGGACGACCGCGGCCCGGCACGTCGAAGAAGCCTGCGCCCTACTGGACGGCCATCAGGTGCCCGAAGGCATGGCGCCGGCCGGCCGGGTCATCGAACTGCCGGGCCTGGGTCATCCCCTGCTGCCGCCCTGGACCATCACCGAATCCGGGCCGAACGGCGTCACGATGGCCGGACACTTCACCCGATCGCACGTCGGCGGAAACAACGCCGTGCACGGCGGCATGATCCCCCTGCTCTACGACTGGCTGTTCGGAATGGTGGTCTCCACAGCCGGCACTCCACCCACCCGTACGGCATACCTGCACGTCGACTACCGAAACATCACCCCGATCGACGAGCCGCTGGCCGCCCGCGGCCGCATCACCGATATCGACGGCAGGAAGATCTTCATCTCGGCTACCATGACCGCCGCCGACGGTACGCTGCTCACCGAAGCCAACGGCCTGATGGTCCGACTGCTCCCCCACCAGCCGTGA